AAGCGGTGTTCGCGGCTATTGCCGACGAAGATGGCGGAATGGCGATGGCCGCCATCACCGCTTCCGAGCTCATGCATGGCGTCCACAGGCTTCGCGGTGCCGGGCAGGCGGCGGCCGAGCGCTCGTGCAGGACGTGGCTGTCGCTGCTTCCCGTGCTTCCGTTCGATCTCGATGTGGCCCGGGTGCATGCGACGCTGACGACGCACCTACGCGGTGCGGGCACTCCCATCGGCGCCCACGACCTGATTATCGCGGCCACCGCGGTCCACCACGGTCATGCCGTCGCGACGCGGGATCGGCGGAGCTTTGCCCGGATCGATGGACTGGAGGTCGAATACTGGTAGCCGACCGCAGGCGGGTGAGCCCCGACGTTCCCGCGGGAACGCGTCCCGGGGGAGCCGTGGACCGGAATCAGCCTCCCCCGCCCGCGGCGGCGACGCTCTCGCCCGGGGTCTCCAGGTTGCCGCTGTCGTCCACGGCGCGGCTCAGGATCGAGACCTCGTCGCCCGCCGTGGCGGGGTCGTACTCGTAGCTCCAGTCCGTCCGTCCGTGGGCGGGGTGCCACGTCTCGCCTCCATCGAGCGAGACTTCGACGGCCGCGACGACGCCACCGCCCGAATCCGAAGCTGTCCCCGAGATCGTGACCATTCCGCCTTCGGCGTCCGGCGCCGAAGGCGGCCCGAACGAGGACGCGGGCGCCTCGAAGTCCATCGACGCCGTCGCGCGAACGAGATCCGGCTGCATCGTGGCGGGCTGGACGCCCATGTCCGCGAACAGGTTCACCGTCGCCTGCTGCAGGACGAGGTCCGGACCGTGCGGATCCACGCCGACGCGCGTGTCCGCGCCGTTCATCCGTTCCG
This Candidatus Palauibacter polyketidifaciens DNA region includes the following protein-coding sequences:
- a CDS encoding PIN domain-containing protein, giving the protein MGTLIDTSVLVAAERGHLNREAVFAAIADEDGGMAMAAITASELMHGVHRLRGAGQAAAERSCRTWLSLLPVLPFDLDVARVHATLTTHLRGAGTPIGAHDLIIAATAVHHGHAVATRDRRSFARIDGLEVEYW